The following coding sequences are from one Salvia hispanica cultivar TCC Black 2014 chromosome 3, UniMelb_Shisp_WGS_1.0, whole genome shotgun sequence window:
- the LOC125211261 gene encoding putative F-box protein At3g16210: MRQEDLFRYLPPEIFIDIILRLSPEIILTCKCVCKAWLDLIESDVFHKSHPSALVVSMPVEDSNWFSVVKLEDEHKQDDLIAEFNFPQASTILGSVNGLLLLKNDARDLYVCNPFTYEFVEFHGPRNSTYAGWKESYGFGASKMSGQYKVVCHDYAYKFRVYTLEAGSLWRGVEASIPLFDLIYSSVGSFVNGNLHWLVSYRRGMPYVCCFDLETECFSTFSVPPNRKRIKEKLCTLGDYLCFYDDEGCCNATIWLLKEYEQADKCWIQALFILLQQEWKG, translated from the coding sequence ATGAGGCAAGAAGATTTGTTCAGATACCTTCCACCAGAAATTTTCATTGATATCATATTGAGACTCTCTCCCGAAATCATTTTAACTTGCAAATGTGTATGCAAAGCATGGCTCGATCTCATTGAGAGTGACGTTTTTCACAAGTCTCATCCCTCCGCCCTAGTTGTCTCAATGCCAGTCGAGGATTCAAATTGGTTCAGTGTTGTCAAATTGGAAGACGAGCACAAGCAGGATGATCTAATTGCTGAATTTAATTTCCCTCAAGCATCAACAATATTAGGTTCTGTCAATGGTTtgcttttactaaaaaatgatGCTAGAGATCTTTATGTATGTAATCCATTCACCTATGAATTTGTTGAGTTTCACGGGCCTCGTAATTCTACGTACGCTGGATGGAAAGAATCTTATGGATTTGGAGCGAGTAAAATGAGCGGACAATATAAGGTTGTCTGTCATGACTATGCATATAAATTTCGTGTATACACTCTTGAAGCGGGGTCTTTGTGGAGAGGAGTTGAAGCCTCCATACCCTTGTTTGATCTAATCTATAGCTCCGTTGGTTCATTTGTTAATGGCAATCTCCATTGGTTGGTATCATATAGGAGAGGAATGCCTTATGTTTGTTGCTTTGATCTCGAGACCGAATGTTTTAGCACTTTCTCCGTGCCTCCTAATAGAAAAAGAATCAAGGAGAAGTTGTGCACTTTAGGGGATTACTTGTGTTTTTATGATGATGAAGGATGTTGTAATGCTACCATCTGGTTGTTGAAGGAATATGAACAAGCGGATAAATGTTGGATCCAG